Proteins co-encoded in one Gemmatimonadales bacterium genomic window:
- the larE gene encoding ATP-dependent sacrificial sulfur transferase LarE, producing the protein MRYFSPMASIERLESHLGALSGAVLGYSGGVDSAVLAVVGARALGPSRFLAVIGRSASYPEIQWRTAVELAARFTVPLLEVDTDELADPEYVANPLNRCFFCKSELWRVLGAVAADRGFEFLLDGTNVDDLTEHRPGAAAGAARRVHSPFVDLGWTKADVREAARLLGLPTWDAPAAPCLSSRIQFGLPVTAERLRQVEQAEAVIRECGVVGDLRVRHLGEVARVEVLPNERALVEARWEEVTGRLKALGFADAELDARGYRRGSLLPIASTPGGR; encoded by the coding sequence ATGCGCTACTTTTCCCCGATGGCCAGCATCGAGCGACTTGAGTCCCATCTTGGCGCCCTCTCCGGGGCGGTGCTGGGGTATTCTGGCGGGGTGGATTCCGCCGTGCTTGCGGTCGTCGGTGCCCGCGCACTCGGCCCCTCGCGTTTCCTGGCGGTCATCGGTCGGAGCGCCTCCTACCCCGAGATCCAGTGGCGTACGGCGGTGGAGCTCGCCGCCCGGTTCACCGTACCGCTCCTCGAGGTGGACACCGACGAACTAGCGGATCCGGAGTACGTCGCGAATCCGCTCAATCGCTGCTTCTTCTGCAAGTCGGAACTCTGGCGCGTTCTCGGGGCGGTGGCCGCGGACCGCGGGTTCGAGTTCCTCCTCGACGGCACCAACGTTGACGACCTGACCGAGCACCGCCCAGGCGCAGCGGCCGGCGCGGCGCGCCGGGTGCACTCGCCGTTCGTGGACCTCGGATGGACCAAGGCCGATGTGCGGGAGGCGGCTCGTCTCCTCGGCCTGCCGACCTGGGACGCGCCGGCGGCGCCCTGCCTCTCGAGCCGCATTCAGTTTGGCCTCCCGGTGACTGCGGAACGGTTGCGGCAGGTGGAGCAGGCCGAAGCGGTGATCCGCGAATGTGGCGTCGTCGGCGACCTCCGTGTCCGGCACCTGGGCGAGGTGGCCCGGGTGGAAGTGTTGCCCAATGAGCGGGCGCTGGTCGAGGCCCGGTGGGAAGAAGTCACCGGCCGGCTGAAGGCGCTGGGCTTCGCCGACGCGGAACTCGACGCGCGTGGGTACCGCCGGGGGAGCCTTCTGCCGATCGCGTCCACACCGGGCGGCCGCTGA
- the arfB gene encoding alternative ribosome rescue aminoacyl-tRNA hydrolase ArfB — protein sequence MPAPIPLHELTFRATKAGGPGGQHVNTSSTRVELWWNPRLSPALTDHERSLVVAALGHRLDGDGWLRLVSAATRSQLKNRDAVTARLQRLVAEALVPPKPRRKTRPPRSAAENRLKAKKRRSATKAKRRAPPRDD from the coding sequence ATGCCTGCCCCCATTCCCCTGCACGAACTCACCTTCCGCGCCACGAAAGCGGGCGGGCCGGGCGGGCAGCATGTGAACACATCCTCGACCCGTGTGGAACTCTGGTGGAATCCGCGCCTCTCCCCCGCGCTGACCGATCATGAGCGGAGCCTCGTCGTGGCGGCGCTGGGCCATCGCCTCGACGGCGATGGGTGGCTCCGGCTGGTATCCGCGGCCACCAGGAGCCAGCTCAAGAACCGCGACGCGGTGACCGCGCGCCTCCAGCGGCTCGTTGCCGAGGCGCTGGTCCCCCCGAAGCCCCGGCGCAAGACACGGCCGCCGCGTTCTGCCGCGGAGAACCGCCTCAAGGCAAAGAAACGGCGCTCCGCCACGAAGGCGAAGCGCCGCGCGCCCCCAAGGGACGACTGA
- a CDS encoding insulinase family protein produces MIPRSWKRVALLPLLLTIAVVGASPAQQPVAKPAKPANKPTPAAPKAVKVTSVEGITEYQLPNGLRILLLPDQTKAVTTVNITYLVGSRHEDYGETGMAHLLEHLLFKGSTGHPKIGEEMTQHGAQFNGTTWYDRTNYFESVPATPENIEWALQLEADRMVNSFIAKSDLESEMTVVRNEFEMGENDPGSILEERVFSTAYLWHNYGNSTIGARSDIENVPIGRLQGFYRKYYQPDNAILVVAGKFDEAVVLKRIEQLYGAIPRPNREGANTLWGTYTVEPVQDGERTVTLRRVGDEQVVLAGFHIPAGSDSNFAAISVLTQILGSAPSGRLYTALVEPKLAARVWSSAYQLYQPSMLLAGAQLRTEDTLAVAQAALLATLDELTTRPPTDAEVARAKQTILKNIELSLTQTDQVGLALSEWASRGDWRLIFINRDRVRAVTPADVQRVAAAYIKPSNRTLGVFIPTAKPDRAEIPPLPDIAAMVKDYKGDTTMTLGEAFDASPANIDARTFRSELPSGMKVALLPKETRGQTVNASIQLHFGTEAALNGRATAASLAGSMLLRGTTAHTRQQIKDEFDRLKAQVSVRGSAEGVTVSISTVRANFPAVLRLVGEVLRQPSFDPAEFATLQREGLARLESQRSDPIALAQTALAQATQPYPPGHPRYVSTIDERVALLKSATVEEAKRFWVEFYGVGAGETAIVGDFAPAEITPVLTEIFGAWKSPAAYARIPDQLGDRPAVTQQIETPDKANAIMLASTRFPLSEDDPSFPAMAIGDYIYGGSAFDSRLMVRIRQTEGLSYGVGSGLSASSEDQAAQEFVYAIFAPENGAKVVEAFKQVTDTAVSGGFTAEEVSKGKAGYLQQRQLARADDGSLADLLVDGLFLGRTMAWDAKLDAAIGALTPAQVSDGFRAFVVPSKFTIITAGDFAKGQAAPAQP; encoded by the coding sequence ATGATCCCCCGTTCCTGGAAGCGTGTCGCCCTCCTTCCCCTTCTGCTGACGATTGCTGTCGTGGGGGCGTCACCGGCCCAGCAGCCGGTCGCCAAGCCAGCCAAGCCAGCCAACAAGCCCACCCCGGCGGCTCCCAAGGCAGTCAAGGTCACGTCCGTCGAGGGGATTACGGAATACCAGCTCCCGAATGGCCTCCGGATTCTGCTGCTCCCCGACCAGACCAAGGCCGTTACCACGGTCAACATCACCTACCTGGTCGGGTCGCGGCACGAGGACTACGGCGAGACGGGGATGGCGCACCTGCTGGAGCACCTGCTGTTCAAGGGCTCGACCGGTCACCCGAAGATCGGCGAGGAGATGACCCAGCATGGCGCCCAGTTCAACGGCACCACCTGGTACGACCGGACCAACTACTTCGAGTCGGTGCCGGCGACCCCCGAGAACATCGAGTGGGCGCTGCAGCTCGAGGCGGACCGGATGGTGAACTCCTTCATCGCCAAGAGTGACCTCGAGTCCGAGATGACGGTGGTCCGCAACGAGTTCGAAATGGGGGAGAACGACCCCGGCTCCATTCTCGAAGAGCGGGTCTTCTCGACCGCGTATCTCTGGCACAACTACGGCAACTCCACGATTGGGGCGCGCTCGGACATCGAGAATGTCCCGATCGGTCGGCTGCAGGGCTTCTATCGGAAATACTATCAGCCCGACAATGCGATCCTGGTGGTGGCGGGGAAGTTTGATGAGGCGGTGGTCCTGAAGCGGATCGAGCAGCTGTACGGCGCCATTCCCCGGCCAAACCGGGAGGGTGCCAACACCCTCTGGGGCACGTACACCGTGGAGCCGGTGCAGGATGGCGAGCGGACCGTGACGCTCCGGCGGGTGGGCGACGAGCAGGTGGTGCTGGCCGGGTTCCACATCCCGGCAGGGTCGGACTCCAACTTTGCGGCCATCAGCGTCCTCACGCAGATCCTCGGATCGGCGCCGAGCGGGCGACTCTACACGGCGCTGGTCGAGCCGAAGCTCGCCGCGCGTGTCTGGTCGTCGGCCTACCAGCTCTACCAGCCAAGCATGCTCCTGGCTGGCGCGCAGCTCCGGACGGAGGACACCCTGGCGGTCGCGCAGGCCGCGCTGCTTGCCACCCTCGACGAGCTGACGACACGGCCGCCCACCGATGCGGAGGTGGCGCGGGCCAAGCAGACCATTCTCAAGAACATCGAGTTGAGCCTGACCCAGACCGACCAGGTGGGCCTGGCGCTCAGCGAGTGGGCCTCCCGGGGCGACTGGCGGTTGATCTTCATCAACCGGGACCGGGTTCGGGCGGTGACGCCCGCCGACGTCCAGCGGGTCGCGGCAGCCTACATCAAGCCGAGCAACCGGACGCTGGGGGTATTCATCCCCACGGCCAAGCCGGACCGCGCGGAGATTCCGCCACTGCCGGACATCGCCGCGATGGTCAAGGACTACAAGGGCGATACCACGATGACGCTGGGGGAGGCGTTTGACGCCTCACCCGCGAACATCGACGCCCGCACCTTCCGGAGCGAATTGCCGAGCGGCATGAAGGTGGCGCTGCTCCCGAAGGAGACCCGCGGTCAGACGGTTAACGCCTCGATCCAGCTCCATTTCGGCACGGAAGCGGCCCTCAATGGCCGGGCGACGGCGGCGTCGCTGGCCGGATCGATGCTGCTGCGCGGGACCACCGCCCACACGCGGCAGCAGATCAAGGACGAGTTTGACCGGCTGAAGGCCCAGGTCAGCGTGCGCGGGAGCGCCGAGGGGGTGACCGTCTCGATTTCGACGGTGCGCGCCAACTTCCCGGCGGTGCTTCGCCTGGTCGGTGAGGTGCTCCGGCAGCCGAGCTTTGATCCGGCCGAGTTCGCGACGCTGCAGCGGGAGGGCCTCGCGCGACTGGAATCGCAGCGGAGCGACCCGATCGCCCTGGCGCAAACCGCACTCGCGCAGGCGACGCAGCCCTATCCACCGGGGCACCCGCGCTACGTGAGCACCATCGACGAACGGGTGGCCTTGCTGAAATCGGCGACGGTGGAGGAGGCGAAGCGCTTCTGGGTCGAGTTCTACGGGGTAGGCGCCGGGGAGACGGCAATCGTCGGTGACTTTGCCCCGGCGGAGATCACGCCGGTGCTTACCGAGATCTTCGGTGCCTGGAAGAGCCCGGCGGCGTACGCCCGGATCCCGGACCAGCTCGGCGATCGTCCGGCGGTCACCCAGCAGATCGAGACGCCCGACAAGGCCAATGCCATCATGCTGGCCTCAACCCGCTTCCCATTGAGCGAAGACGATCCGTCGTTCCCGGCCATGGCCATCGGGGACTACATCTACGGCGGGTCGGCCTTCGATTCACGACTCATGGTGCGGATTCGCCAGACGGAAGGGCTGAGCTACGGCGTGGGGAGTGGCCTGAGCGCCAGTTCGGAAGACCAGGCGGCGCAGGAGTTCGTGTATGCCATCTTTGCCCCGGAGAACGGCGCCAAGGTGGTCGAGGCCTTCAAGCAGGTCACGGACACCGCCGTCAGCGGCGGGTTCACGGCCGAGGAGGTGTCCAAGGGTAAGGCGGGCTATCTGCAGCAGCGGCAGCTTGCGCGGGCCGACGACGGCAGTCTCGCCGACCTGCTGGTGGACGGTCTCTTTCTCGGGCGGACCATGGCATGGGACGCGAAGCTCGATGCGGCGATCGGCGCACTGACTCCGGCACAGGTGAGCGACGGCTTCCGCGCCTTCGTCGTTCCCTCGAAGTTCACGATCATCACCGCCGGCGACTTCGCGAAGGGCCAGGCGGCGCCGGCGCAGCCGTAA
- a CDS encoding TonB-dependent receptor plug domain-containing protein → MACLVVAATGQASAQQPVKPPVDTTTVTAVTPIVVTGKREHAIAPPVATVEVKTETIERAPAANPYDLIGRSAGIEVHQQGQGPGFASNVVIGGFTSDHSSDVLLVLDGVAINLPIHGHVEGYADWSILSPGAISTTRVIHGPASPLYGDFSLGGVVEVYTAADADATTGSLGVTSFGDVRGWVTGGFRHPAAGALFSVSGQREEGWRDNADYLLGTTVLRGWRAVGKGRLEGGLYGYGSSWNSPGYVSVDRYNQGDLVAATDTTDGGDADRYIGTLRYGIPLNALTTLETQLWGQVGKSTVFLTLPEDGILQQTAERDDRHAIGMQAQVSRVKGDGEFSVGLSGRADWTTYTLDQTDERTPVSAEQADDGRYQALGLYARWRGMLSSRFMYDLGLRGDLVHYQSYNRLDSLAAWQGATDPMLSPKLGASYMASSRLRFLGSLARGFRGPVGVIGDPNRPLVTAWAGEIGAEYGTSTFLVTVSLFQFNTANERIKDPVSLEILASGTSRRRGISASAAWQLTPKLSLQAEGTVNDATITGAADPVNVVLDRTALRPPKPNFHTEPLAPGDPVPGVSDYFGRVGAEFIPKNGLSTYALVRFTGPFTPIGEPGVQTQAYSVVDIGGSVALGATTSVDVDLLNVFDTQYADIRASGYINPGAPRSVLVSVRLLHPH, encoded by the coding sequence TTGGCATGCCTGGTCGTGGCGGCGACGGGCCAGGCGAGTGCGCAGCAGCCGGTCAAGCCACCGGTCGACACCACCACAGTCACGGCGGTCACGCCGATCGTCGTGACGGGGAAGCGGGAACACGCCATCGCGCCGCCAGTCGCAACTGTCGAGGTGAAGACGGAAACGATCGAGCGGGCGCCGGCAGCAAACCCCTATGACCTCATCGGCCGGTCGGCGGGAATCGAGGTGCACCAGCAGGGGCAGGGGCCCGGCTTCGCGTCGAATGTCGTCATCGGTGGATTCACCTCCGACCACTCGTCCGACGTCCTCCTCGTGCTCGACGGCGTGGCCATCAACCTGCCCATCCACGGCCATGTGGAAGGCTATGCCGATTGGAGCATCCTTTCCCCTGGTGCCATCAGCACCACCCGCGTGATTCACGGTCCGGCGAGCCCCCTCTACGGGGACTTCTCCCTTGGGGGCGTCGTGGAGGTGTATACGGCCGCGGACGCCGATGCGACGACGGGGTCGCTGGGGGTGACGTCCTTCGGCGACGTGCGCGGTTGGGTCACGGGTGGGTTCCGGCACCCTGCCGCCGGGGCGCTCTTCTCCGTCTCGGGCCAGCGGGAGGAGGGGTGGCGGGACAACGCCGACTACCTGCTTGGGACCACGGTGCTTCGCGGCTGGCGTGCGGTGGGGAAGGGCAGGCTCGAGGGGGGACTGTACGGGTACGGCTCCAGCTGGAACTCTCCCGGCTACGTGTCGGTGGACCGGTACAACCAGGGTGACCTCGTGGCTGCGACAGACACGACGGACGGCGGTGACGCCGACCGGTACATCGGCACCTTGCGGTACGGCATACCGCTGAACGCCCTGACGACACTCGAGACCCAGCTCTGGGGGCAGGTGGGGAAGTCCACGGTGTTCCTGACCCTGCCCGAGGACGGCATCCTCCAGCAGACCGCTGAACGGGATGATCGCCACGCCATCGGGATGCAGGCCCAGGTCAGCCGTGTGAAGGGCGATGGGGAGTTCAGCGTCGGGCTGAGCGGACGGGCCGACTGGACAACCTACACCCTCGATCAGACCGATGAGCGCACGCCGGTGTCGGCCGAGCAGGCGGATGATGGGCGATACCAGGCGCTCGGCCTCTACGCTCGCTGGCGCGGCATGCTCAGCAGCCGGTTCATGTACGATCTTGGTCTTCGTGGCGACCTTGTCCACTACCAGAGCTACAACCGCCTCGATTCACTCGCCGCCTGGCAGGGTGCCACCGACCCGATGCTGAGCCCAAAGCTTGGCGCCAGTTACATGGCGTCCAGCCGCCTGCGGTTCCTGGGCTCCCTGGCCCGCGGGTTTCGGGGGCCGGTCGGCGTCATCGGTGACCCTAACCGCCCGCTCGTGACTGCCTGGGCCGGCGAAATCGGCGCAGAGTACGGCACGAGCACGTTCCTGGTGACGGTGTCGCTGTTTCAGTTCAACACGGCGAATGAACGAATCAAGGATCCGGTCAGCCTCGAGATTCTGGCCAGCGGCACGAGCCGCCGGCGCGGGATCTCCGCGAGCGCGGCATGGCAGCTTACCCCCAAGCTCTCGCTGCAGGCCGAGGGGACCGTCAATGACGCGACCATCACCGGCGCGGCGGACCCGGTGAACGTCGTGCTGGACCGGACTGCCCTCCGCCCCCCGAAGCCGAACTTTCATACGGAACCCCTGGCGCCAGGTGATCCGGTGCCTGGGGTGTCCGACTACTTCGGGCGCGTCGGCGCAGAATTCATCCCGAAGAATGGCCTCTCCACCTATGCCCTGGTCCGGTTTACCGGCCCCTTCACGCCGATTGGGGAGCCAGGCGTACAGACGCAGGCATACTCGGTCGTCGACATTGGCGGGTCGGTGGCACTCGGCGCCACCACCAGCGTTGACGTCGACCTCCTGAATGTCTTCGACACCCAGTACGCGGATATCCGCGCATCCGGCTACATCAACCCCGGCGCCCCACGCAGCGTGCTCGTGTCGGTGCGCCTACTACACCCGCACTGA
- a CDS encoding efflux RND transporter permease subunit, whose product MFISDFAIKRPTITVVTMLALVVGGIIALIRLQTDEFPEVAPPYVSVAVPYPGASPETVETEVLNPVEEAIASISGVKKVTGRAEDGFAFILIEFIFEKPLPEATQDIRDAISGIRNDLPTEMEEPVIKKLNDTDRPIVSLAISSPRLTPAELTRLADPGITRELRSIPGVAEVTVTGKQERELTVELRPAALQAARVSVGQVVQALQAQNLAAPVGRVQGEYDERSIRLRGRLSGPEEFAQLVVAERNGVLIRLGQVADVRDGIEEQRTLALFNGTEAVGIDIKKSKGYSTTEVATQILDRVHELEATLPAGVTISVVKNSGVRVTAAVRNVQEALFEGALLTVLVVFLFLNSWRSTVITGLALPVSVLASFIAVWAFGFKLETMSLLGLSLAIGILIDDAIVVRENIVRHVELGKDHYTASLEGTDEIGLAVTATTFSILAVFLPVAFMSGIGGQWFKPFALTMACSVFVSLFVSFSLDPMLSAYWPDPHVPVEKRNWITRQLDKFNAWFTRMAEGYRGVIAWALDHRAAMVVLATGSMISAFTLLWNGVLGFLSLVLGLVISVWALSGKRSLPFRIAGTVAGAVIGIGLFLVVPEWHKVGVGFMPLDDRSEFNVQIETPPGSNLAYTRAKADEADRIIRARPDVMYSYITLGDPSSSAVDVGKMYVKLVPKSERSLDAESIGAEIRSQLSQMGGVNMALFTSDMGGGRKQLALQVKGPDLASINTAAEQIRSVVAATPGSVDIALSSKGQRPELTVDLDRGLAGALGLTAGQVAQALRPAFAGIDAGDWVDPSGETRDVVVRLAPSARQRAEDLRQLPLLIPGGANGAPRTVPLGQVVRVKSDLAPAVINHLDRDLVVNVEWNTQGRSTGEVMSDVRKALAQTQLPPGVTYSEGGDAENQSEVFGNIFLALGVAVLLMYLILVMQFGSFLDPMAILMSLPLSLVGVMLSLAITGLTVNIMSLIGVILLMGIVAKNAILLIDFAKWSHEKGMPIREALIEAGAIRLRPILMTTFALIAGMIPVAIARGEGAQFRQPLGVAVIGGVLTSTLLTLLVIPTVYEIFFDWREALGRRIRGAKLATQSGAIVDEVGRAH is encoded by the coding sequence ATGTTCATCTCCGATTTTGCGATCAAGCGCCCGACGATCACCGTCGTCACCATGCTGGCGCTGGTTGTCGGCGGCATCATCGCCCTGATCCGGCTCCAGACCGACGAGTTCCCCGAGGTGGCTCCCCCGTACGTCTCGGTTGCCGTCCCCTATCCCGGGGCCTCGCCGGAAACGGTGGAGACCGAAGTCCTCAACCCGGTCGAGGAGGCGATCGCCTCGATCAGCGGCGTCAAGAAGGTGACCGGCCGGGCGGAGGACGGGTTCGCGTTCATCCTCATCGAGTTCATCTTCGAGAAGCCCCTGCCCGAGGCCACGCAGGACATTCGCGATGCCATTTCCGGCATCCGGAACGACCTGCCGACCGAGATGGAAGAGCCGGTCATCAAGAAACTCAACGACACCGACCGGCCGATCGTGTCGCTCGCCATCTCCTCCCCGCGGCTCACCCCCGCCGAACTTACCCGGCTGGCGGACCCGGGCATTACCCGCGAACTGCGCTCCATCCCCGGCGTCGCCGAAGTGACCGTGACGGGCAAACAGGAGCGGGAGCTGACCGTGGAACTGCGCCCCGCCGCCCTCCAGGCGGCGCGGGTGAGCGTGGGACAGGTGGTGCAGGCGCTGCAGGCGCAGAACCTGGCTGCCCCCGTGGGGCGGGTGCAGGGCGAGTACGACGAGCGATCCATCCGGCTCCGCGGCCGGCTCAGCGGCCCCGAGGAGTTCGCGCAGCTCGTGGTGGCCGAGCGGAACGGGGTGCTGATCCGGCTGGGCCAGGTGGCCGACGTGCGCGACGGCATCGAGGAGCAGCGAACGCTGGCGCTCTTCAACGGCACCGAGGCGGTCGGCATCGACATCAAGAAATCCAAGGGGTACAGCACCACGGAAGTGGCCACCCAAATTCTCGACCGGGTGCACGAGCTCGAGGCGACCCTGCCGGCCGGCGTGACGATCAGCGTCGTCAAGAACTCGGGGGTCCGCGTGACCGCCGCCGTCCGCAACGTGCAGGAAGCGCTCTTCGAGGGTGCGCTGCTGACCGTCCTGGTGGTGTTCCTCTTCCTCAACTCCTGGCGGTCCACCGTCATCACCGGCCTCGCGCTGCCGGTCAGCGTCCTGGCGTCGTTCATTGCCGTGTGGGCGTTCGGGTTCAAGCTCGAGACGATGTCGCTGCTCGGCCTCTCCCTGGCCATCGGCATCCTGATCGACGACGCCATCGTGGTGCGGGAGAACATTGTCCGGCACGTCGAACTCGGAAAGGACCACTACACCGCCTCGCTCGAGGGGACCGACGAGATCGGCCTGGCCGTGACGGCGACGACCTTCTCGATCCTGGCGGTGTTCCTGCCGGTGGCGTTCATGTCGGGCATCGGAGGCCAGTGGTTCAAGCCCTTCGCGCTCACGATGGCCTGCTCGGTCTTCGTCTCGCTGTTCGTCAGCTTCTCGCTGGACCCCATGCTCTCCGCCTACTGGCCCGATCCGCACGTGCCGGTGGAGAAGCGAAACTGGATCACCCGGCAGCTCGACAAGTTCAATGCCTGGTTCACCCGCATGGCGGAGGGCTATCGCGGGGTAATCGCCTGGGCGCTCGACCACCGCGCCGCCATGGTGGTGCTCGCCACCGGGTCGATGATCAGCGCCTTCACCCTGCTCTGGAACGGCGTGCTGGGCTTCCTGTCTCTGGTCCTCGGGCTGGTGATCAGTGTCTGGGCCCTGTCCGGCAAGCGATCGCTGCCTTTCCGCATCGCCGGCACGGTCGCGGGCGCCGTCATCGGAATCGGGCTCTTCCTGGTGGTGCCGGAGTGGCACAAGGTGGGCGTCGGGTTCATGCCGCTCGACGACCGCTCGGAGTTCAACGTCCAGATCGAAACGCCGCCCGGCTCCAACCTGGCCTACACCCGAGCCAAGGCGGACGAGGCCGACCGCATCATCCGGGCGCGTCCGGACGTGATGTACAGCTACATCACCCTCGGCGATCCCAGTTCAAGCGCGGTCGACGTCGGGAAGATGTACGTCAAGCTGGTGCCGAAGTCGGAGCGCTCACTCGATGCGGAATCGATCGGCGCCGAGATCCGCAGCCAGCTGTCGCAGATGGGGGGCGTGAACATGGCCCTCTTTACCAGTGACATGGGCGGTGGGCGCAAACAGCTGGCGCTGCAGGTGAAGGGGCCGGACCTCGCATCGATCAACACCGCCGCCGAGCAGATCAGGTCCGTGGTGGCGGCCACCCCAGGCTCGGTCGACATTGCCCTCTCGAGCAAGGGACAGCGCCCCGAATTGACCGTGGACCTCGATCGTGGGCTGGCCGGCGCGCTGGGGCTCACGGCAGGGCAGGTGGCGCAGGCTCTCCGGCCGGCCTTCGCCGGCATCGACGCCGGCGACTGGGTGGACCCCAGCGGCGAGACGCGGGATGTGGTGGTCCGGCTGGCCCCGTCGGCGCGTCAGCGGGCCGAGGACCTTCGGCAACTGCCGCTGCTGATCCCCGGCGGCGCAAACGGGGCGCCGCGAACGGTGCCTCTTGGGCAGGTGGTCCGCGTCAAGTCGGACCTGGCCCCCGCCGTGATCAACCATCTCGACCGGGACTTGGTCGTCAACGTGGAGTGGAACACGCAGGGCCGCTCGACTGGCGAGGTGATGTCGGATGTCCGGAAGGCGCTGGCCCAGACCCAGCTGCCACCGGGGGTCACCTACTCCGAGGGGGGCGACGCCGAAAACCAGAGCGAGGTCTTTGGCAACATCTTTCTCGCGCTCGGAGTCGCGGTGCTGCTGATGTACCTGATCCTGGTGATGCAGTTCGGCTCGTTCCTCGATCCGATGGCGATCCTGATGTCGTTGCCGCTGTCGCTGGTGGGGGTGATGCTCTCGCTCGCCATCACCGGACTCACCGTCAACATCATGAGCCTGATCGGGGTGATCCTCCTGATGGGGATCGTCGCCAAGAACGCGATTCTCCTCATCGATTTTGCCAAATGGAGCCACGAGAAGGGGATGCCGATCCGGGAAGCGCTGATCGAGGCCGGGGCCATCCGTCTCCGGCCGATCCTGATGACCACCTTCGCGCTGATCGCGGGCATGATTCCCGTCGCCATCGCGCGGGGTGAGGGGGCGCAGTTCCGGCAGCCGCTGGGGGTCGCGGTTATCGGCGGTGTGCTCACCTCGACGTTGCTGACCCTGCTGGTCATTCCGACCGTCTACGAGATCTTCTTCGACTGGCGCGAGGCGCTGGGCCGGCGGATCCGGGGGGCGAAGCTGGCTACCCAGTCCGGGGCGATTGTGGACGAGGTCGGCCGCGCGCACTAG
- a CDS encoding efflux RND transporter periplasmic adaptor subunit: MQTLHSMAKARTMTARGGMMALAVLSLGGAGLTGCGDASKGAGAETPAPIVIGPENIAMVRDTLLMDGPPISGTLGAERDARVRSELGGSILEVYVEPGQRVSAGQALAQIEPQTAREQSLFADALVRSLENDVRLQRRNLERDQRLAAAGALSTRAVEADSLAVAQAEASLAEASARQVVAQRALARATVRAPFAGIVSEQLVSVGDVVQNGTELFAIVDPSSLRLEAQLPPQSLDGLKVGTPVQFTVSGFGDQDLTGRVSRIYPSVDPATRQVRILVTVPNPGQRLVVGLFAEGRVVTAERQALTVPKAAVDLRGVRPTVSQVKNGRMARTEVVLGLEDVVAELVEVVSGLSVGDTIVVGSSRGIAAGTPIRVQDVAERTTSPVTP; encoded by the coding sequence ATGCAGACACTTCACTCGATGGCAAAGGCCCGGACCATGACGGCACGCGGTGGCATGATGGCGCTGGCGGTTCTCTCCCTCGGGGGTGCAGGGCTGACCGGATGCGGCGACGCATCCAAGGGCGCCGGGGCGGAGACGCCGGCTCCGATCGTGATTGGACCGGAGAACATCGCGATGGTCCGGGACACGCTCCTGATGGACGGCCCGCCGATCTCGGGGACCCTTGGCGCGGAACGCGATGCGCGGGTTCGCTCGGAGCTGGGGGGATCGATCCTCGAGGTGTACGTCGAGCCCGGGCAACGGGTCTCGGCCGGCCAGGCGCTGGCGCAGATCGAGCCGCAAACGGCGCGCGAGCAGTCGCTGTTTGCCGATGCCCTGGTGCGAAGCCTCGAGAACGACGTGCGCCTCCAGCGGCGCAACCTGGAGCGCGACCAGCGGCTCGCCGCGGCGGGCGCGCTGTCCACCCGGGCCGTCGAAGCGGACTCGCTTGCGGTGGCGCAGGCGGAGGCCTCGCTGGCGGAGGCGAGCGCGCGACAGGTCGTCGCCCAGCGCGCGCTCGCCCGCGCCACCGTGCGGGCCCCGTTCGCCGGGATCGTCAGCGAGCAACTCGTCAGCGTTGGCGACGTGGTGCAGAACGGCACCGAACTCTTCGCGATCGTGGATCCGTCCAGCCTTCGCCTCGAGGCCCAGCTGCCTCCCCAGTCGCTCGACGGGCTCAAGGTGGGGACACCGGTGCAATTCACCGTGAGCGGTTTCGGCGATCAGGACCTGACCGGCCGGGTGAGCCGGATCTATCCCTCGGTCGACCCGGCGACGCGGCAGGTGCGCATCCTGGTGACCGTTCCCAATCCAGGGCAGCGGCTTGTCGTGGGGCTGTTCGCCGAGGGCCGGGTCGTCACCGCCGAGCGCCAGGCGCTGACGGTGCCGAAGGCGGCGGTGGACCTGCGCGGCGTGCGGCCCACCGTGTCGCAGGTCAAGAACGGCCGGATGGCCCGGACCGAGGTGGTCCTGGGACTCGAGGACGTGGTGGCGGAACTGGTCGAGGTGGTGTCGGGGTTGTCGGTGGGCGACACCATCGTCGTCGGCAGTTCGCGAGGCATCGCGGCCGGCACCCCGATCCGGGTGCAGGACGTCGCCGAACGCACCACTTCCCCAGTCACCCCGTAG